Sequence from the Methanococcus voltae genome:
GGTTTAACTTTTTGAAGGTCAATACCTACAACAAAACCATCTTCGCCCACTATTTCACGAGCTGATTGAAGCCAACCTCCCGGAGCACACCCTAAATCAATTACGACATTGTCCTCTTTGATAAAATTGAATTTTTCATTCAGCTGAAATAATTTATATGTAGCTCTTGACCGGTATTGATTTTTTTTAGCTAAATTATAATAAAAATCTCTTTTTCTTTGTAATACCCATCTTTTATCCTTTTTTCCCATAATTACACCTTTAAAATTAATTTTTTGGTTATTGTTGATTATACAAAATACAATATAAAATACAATATTGACGTATAAATAGTAATTATTTAAAATAACAACTTATATTATGATATATTTTAAGATAATAAAATAATCATTAGGGTTTTATAATATATAAATATGAATATAATACGAATAAAATTATAAGATAAATTATAAGATAAATTATAAGATAAATTATAAGATAAATTATAAGATAAATTATAAGATAAATTATACATAAAATTATAAAATAATCTTAAATTATAAAATTGGTGGAATATGCTTAAAATAATTTATGGCGGGGATATAACTTATTCTGACGTTTTAAAACCAAGTTCTGCATCTTCTTCAATAACTTATATCGAAGCAGAACCAAAAAATAAGCCTGAAAATATTAACCAACTTAAAAAACTTAAAAAACTTAAAAAACTTAAAATAGTCGTGGATACATCTACAAAAGATAAAAAAGAATTATTAATTAATAAATTCGAAGAATTGGATTTAAAATTCGAAGAAATTGATTATGTGATAAATACGCATAGTCATTTTGACCACGTTGGGAATAATAACCTTTTCAAAAATGCAACTATTATAAACTACAATAACTACAAAAAGTTTGCAGATGAGTTTTCAAGGTATGGGATAGAGATTATTGAAACATTAGGGCATACTATGGATAGTATTGCTGTAGTATACGACGATTACGTCGTTGCCGGTGATGCAATACCTGTTAAAAATAATATTTTTAGAAATTTACCTCCAAAAGTGCGAGAAAATGAAAAATTGGCAACTGAATCATTAAATAAAATTAAAAATTTGAAAAAAAATATTATTACGGGGCATAACGGTTTGTTGAAAATTGATGAATATTTAAATTTAATCGATAGGGATTAAGTAAATTTAATGTAAAATACGGTAAAGAATAAAAAGAAAGAAAATAAAACACTAAATAAAGATTAATTAAATAATAGATAATAATGAATAAAAATATAAAAGTAAAATAGAATTAAAAGTAAAATTACTATTATGGGATAAAGATGATATTGACCTTTTTGGGTACAAGTGCTTCTGTACCTACGAAAGAAAGAGCACACACTGGATTAGCATTGAGATATAATGGAGAATACTTTTTATTTGATTGTGGGGAAAATGTTCAGCGTCAAATGATGAGTACGAACGTATCGCCTATGAAAATAAACAACATTTTCATATCACACTTGCACGGCGACCATATATTAGGATTGGGCGGTTTATTGCAATCTATGGCTTTATCTAATCGAAAAAAGCCACTTAAAATATTTGGACCTCCCAAAATAACGGAAACAGTAGAAAATATTTTAAAAATAGGCTATCATTCTATTAGTTATGATATTGAAGTTGTAGAGCTGGAATTAAAACCAAATAAAATACTTTCAGTCAATAACTCGGGAAATGGCTATGAAATATATTGTTATCCCACTAATCATTCAGTACCTTCGCTTGCATATATTTTTAAGGAGTTAAAAGCTCCTAAAATGGATATGGCGAAGGTTAAAAATCTTGGGATTGAAATAGGTTCTAAATTAAAGGATTTAAAAGATGGAAAATCTGTCGAAATTGAAACATTTGAAAATGGAAAATCTGTTAAAAAAACCATAATACCTCAAGACGTACTCGTAAAAAATACTGAAGGGGTATCTTTTGCATATTCTGGAGATACAAGACCAGTTTATGCGTTTGCAATGTTTTTAAAAGATTTGAATTGTAAAGTTTTAGTTCACGAGGCTACTTTTGACAGTTCGCTTTTAGAAAATGCTTTGGAGACTATGCACTCTACATTTGGGGAAGCGCTAAAAATTTCAGAAATTTCCGAAGTTAAACAATTAATTATTACACATATATCTGCTCGATATAGGTCTTTAGAGGCATATGAATCCGAAATAAATGATTATTTGGAAAAATCAACGCTTCACGGCAAAACCCTTAAATTAGAAATTGCAAAAGACTTTTTGGAATATGATTTAAAGAAATTAAAAGTAATAAAACCTAAAATTAAAGATAAAGAATAAACCCCAAATAACATAAAAATTACAATAAAAATAAAATATCAATATGTGAATATAATGATATATATAATGATATAAAGAGGTGTAATGATGTATTTTGAACAACCTGGTGTGGAAAATACTGAAAAAACTTTAAAATGTGCAATTGATAGATTAAAAGAGGATAAAACCCTTAATGATATTGTATTAGCATCTACAACAGGAGAAACAGCTTTAAAATTGGTAAAAATGCTTGAAGATGCAAAACTCGACAGAAAAATTAATGTGGTTTCAATAACTTATCATCAGGGCTTTTCTGGTGAAGATATAAACCCGATGAGTGAAGAAACAGCAAATATGTTAAAAAGCAAGGGCGTTAATATAGTAAGGGCTACACACGCTTTAAGTGGCGTTGAAAGAGGCATATCCAAGAAATTTGGAGGATACGGTCCTGTAGAGATAATCGCCGAAACATTACGAACTTTTGGGCAAGGTTTGAAAGTAGCTTATGAAATAACAGTTATGGCGGCAGATTCGGGTTATATTTCCACTAAAAAGAATATAATTGCTTTAGGGGGCTCAAGTAAAGGCTCAGATTGTGCGGTAATTATAAAA
This genomic interval carries:
- a CDS encoding MBL fold metallo-hydrolase; the protein is MLKIIYGGDITYSDVLKPSSASSSITYIEAEPKNKPENINQLKKLKKLKKLKIVVDTSTKDKKELLINKFEELDLKFEEIDYVINTHSHFDHVGNNNLFKNATIINYNNYKKFADEFSRYGIEIIETLGHTMDSIAVVYDDYVVAGDAIPVKNNIFRNLPPKVRENEKLATESLNKIKNLKKNIITGHNGLLKIDEYLNLIDRD
- the rnz gene encoding ribonuclease Z, whose product is MILTFLGTSASVPTKERAHTGLALRYNGEYFLFDCGENVQRQMMSTNVSPMKINNIFISHLHGDHILGLGGLLQSMALSNRKKPLKIFGPPKITETVENILKIGYHSISYDIEVVELELKPNKILSVNNSGNGYEIYCYPTNHSVPSLAYIFKELKAPKMDMAKVKNLGIEIGSKLKDLKDGKSVEIETFENGKSVKKTIIPQDVLVKNTEGVSFAYSGDTRPVYAFAMFLKDLNCKVLVHEATFDSSLLENALETMHSTFGEALKISEISEVKQLIITHISARYRSLEAYESEINDYLEKSTLHGKTLKLEIAKDFLEYDLKKLKVIKPKIKDKE
- a CDS encoding pyruvate kinase alpha/beta domain-containing protein, whose product is MYFEQPGVENTEKTLKCAIDRLKEDKTLNDIVLASTTGETALKLVKMLEDAKLDRKINVVSITYHQGFSGEDINPMSEETANMLKSKGVNIVRATHALSGVERGISKKFGGYGPVEIIAETLRTFGQGLKVAYEITVMAADSGYISTKKNIIALGGSSKGSDCAVIIKPANMNNFFDIELKEILCKPKNKKKTI